One genomic region from Lathamus discolor isolate bLatDis1 chromosome 9, bLatDis1.hap1, whole genome shotgun sequence encodes:
- the DGKK gene encoding diacylglycerol kinase kappa isoform X6: MAEKLVPGDLFLRKTRESVSSLDSDKLAPISPEAGGEESSDSEGEQEDSSHKLIRKVSTSGQMRSKKSVKEGLLLKQTSSFQRWKRRYFKLRGRTLYYAKDAKSLIFDEVDLSNASVAETSTKNINNSFTVITPFRKLILCAENRKEMEDWISALKSVQKWEIHEATQFNMEHFSGMHNWYACSHARPTFCNVCREALPGVTSHGLSCEVCKFKAHKRCAVRATNNCKWTTLASIGTEIIEDEDGVAMPHQWLEGNLPVSARCAVCDRTCGSVRRLQDWRCLWCKAIVHSACKELFGKRCPLGQYKVSIIPPTALNSIDSDGFWKATCPSSCSSPLLAFVNSKSGDNQGVKFLRKFKQFLNPAQVFDLMNGGPHLGLRLFQKFSTFRILVCGGDGSVGWVLSEIDALGLHKQCQLGVLPLGTGNDLARVLGWGSLCDDDTQLLQILEKLERATTKMLDRWSVLTYEVPKQSPLVLKEENGDSNIQAQISHYADSVAFHLAKILESDKHSVVISSAKFLCGTVNDFVAEVGRAYKRATENKQEAELMARKCAMLNEKLDSLVRELSEEAQAVVVPEGIAQATPADTKDQEKGGSFNPSPMPRIFKSKEQLMLRANSLKKALRQIIEQAEKAVDEQNKQTQAYRGSLGPSKSSSEELNKEEERLSSRRETVTSASSSVILDRQDDFSSLQFTEDPSVLHFSEKCVMNNYFGIGLDAKISLEFNNKRDEHPKKCSSRTKNMMWYGVLGTKELLQRTYKNLEQRVQLECDGVPISLPSLQGIAVLNIPSYAGGINFWGGTKEDNNFGAPSFDDKKLEVVAVFGSIQMAVSRVINLQHHRIAQCRVVKITIRGDEGVPVQVDGEAWIQPPGIIKIQHKNRAQMLTRDRAFESTLKSWEDKQKGESYRAAARPRLSSQQSMEYLTEEESSLLQQASRVAETLISRIHEAAKAHKAVEQELAHAVNISSLALREALSNKSVGTSEFLSRNVAVEVVLSIKELYTETRAFLEGKALDSPQEEEALHGPLGVLGQELQRLLDIHWLGPIAHPAEEEGAGSTKGSFKLRLNIPKPRKDKAQKQKTNSVLPADKWGSEEVAAWLEALGLGEYRDIFVRHDIQGSELILLERRDLKDLGITKVGHVKRILQAIKELSNPP, from the exons ATGGCTGAGAAGCTGGTGCCTGGAGACCTGTTCCTGAGGAAGACCCGGGAATCGGTGTCATCCCTGGACTCAGACAAGCTGGCACCCATCTCACCCGAAGCGGGTGGTGAGGAGTCGTCTGACAGCGAGGGCGAGCAGGAAGACAGTTCCCACAAGCTCATCCGGAAGGTGTCCACCTCGGGGCAGATGAGGAGCAAG AAGAGCGTGAAGGAGGGGCTGTTGCTGAAGCAGACAAGCTCCTTCCAGCGGTGGAAGAGGCGATACTTCAAACTGCGGGGCAGGACGCTCTATTACGCAAAGGATGCCAAG TCGCTGATCTTCGATGAGGTGGACCTCTCCAATGCCAGTGTGGCTGAGACCAGCACCAAGAACATCAACAACAGTTTCACG GTGATCACGCCATTCCGGAAGCTTATCCTATGTGCGGAGAACCGGAAGGAGATGGAGGACTGGATCAGCGCCTTGAAATCTGTCCAGAAGTGGGAGATCCATGAG GCCACACAGTTCAACATGGAGCACTTCTCGGGCATGCACAACTGGTACGCCTGCTCCCATGCCCGCCCCACCTTCTGCAATGTGTGCCGTGAAGCTCTGCCGGGGGTCACCTCCCATGGCCTCTCCTGTGAAG TCTGCAAGTTCAAGGCACACAAGCGCTGCGCTGTCAGAGCCACCAACAACTGCAAATGGACAACCTTGGCCTCCATCGGCACTGAAATCAtcgaggatgaggatggg GTGGCCATGCCCCACCAGTGGCTGGAGGGGAACCTGCCCGTCAGTGCGCGCTGTGCTGTCTGCGACAGGACCTGCGGCAGCGTCCGGAGACTGCAGGACTGGCGGTGTCTCTGGTGCAAGGCCATT GTTCACAGTGCCTGCAAGGAGCTCTTTGGCAAGAGGTGCCCTCTGGGCCAGTACAAAGTGTCCATAATCCCGCCGACCGCCTTGAACAGCATTGATTCAGATG GTTTCTGGAAGGCCACATGCCCctcaagctgctccagcccacTCCTGGCCTTCGTCAACTCCAAGAGTGGGGACAACCAGGGTGTCAAGTTCCTACGCAAATTCAAGCAGTTCCTCAACCCAGCCCAAGTCTTCGACCTCATGAATGGGGGCCCACACCTGGG GCTGCGCCTCTTCCAGAAGTTCTCCACCTTCCGGATCCTGGTGTGCGGGGGGGATGGCAGCGTGGGCTGGGTGCTCTCCGAGATCGATGCCTTGGGGCTCCACAAGCAA TGCCAGCTGGGCGTCCTGCCTCTGGGCACCGGCAACGACCTGGCGCgggtgctgggctggggcagcctgtgCGATGACGAcacccagctgctgcagatcCTCGAGAAGCTGGAGAGAGCCACCACCAAGATGCTGGACCG GTGGAGTGTGCTGACCTATGAGGTGCCCAAGCAGTCCCCCCTGGtgctgaaggaggaaaatgggGACTCCAACATCCAG GCTCAGATCTCCCACTACGCTGACTCTGTTGCCTTCCACCTGGCCAAGATTCTGGAGTCAGACAAGCACTCGGTGGTCATCTCCTCTGCAAA GTTCCTCTGTGGCACCGTCAATGACTTTGTGGCCGAGGTTGGGCGTGCTTACAAGAGGGCAACAGAGAacaagcaggaggcagagctgaTGGCGCGGAAG tgcGCCATGCTGAACGAGAAGCTGGACTCACTGGTGCGGGAGCTCAGCGAGGAGGCACAGGCTGTCGTGGTCCCTGAGGGAATCGCGCAGGCCACCCCTGCCGACACCAAGGACCAGGAGAAGGGTGGCAGCTTCAACCCCAGCCCCATGCCTCGCATCTTCAAATCCAAGGAGCAGCTCATGCTGCGGGCAAACAGCCTGAAGAAAGCCTTGCGGCAGATCATCGAGCAGGCCGAGAAAG CTGTGGATGAGCAGAACAAGCAGACCCAGGCCTACCGGGGCAGCCTGGGCCCCAGCAAGAGCAGTTCAGAGGAGCTCAACAAGGAGGAAGAGAGGCTGA GCTCCCGGCGGGAGACGGTGACCTCTGCATCTTCCTCTGTCATCCTGGACCGGCAGGACGACTTCAGCAGCTTGCAGTTCACTGAAGACCCCAGTGTTCT CCACTTCTCAGAGAAATGTGTCATGAATAACTACTTTGGCATCGGCCTGGATGCCAAGATCTCCCTGGAGTTCAACAACAAACGGGATGAGCACCCGAAGAAGTGCAG TAGCCGCACCAAGAACATGATGTGGTACGGGGTGCTGGGCACGAAAGAGCTCCTGCAGCGCACCTACAAGAACCTGGAGCAGCGGGTGCAGCTGGAG TGCGACGGGGTGCCCATCTCGCTGCCGAGCCTGCAGGGCATCGCGGTGCTCAACATCCCCAGCTATGCAGGGGGCATCAACTTCTGGGGAGGCACTAAGGAGGACAAT AACTTTGGAGCTCCATCCTTTGATGACAAGAAGCTGGAAGTGGTGGCCGTCTTTGGCAGCATCCAGATGGCCGTGTCACGGGTCATCAACCTCCAGCACCATCGCATTGCACAG TGCCGTGTGGTGAAGATCACCATCCGGGGGGATGAGGGTGTCCCGGTGCAGGTGGATGGAGAAGCCTGGATCCAGCCACCCGGCATCATCAAGATCCAGCACAAGAACCGAGCCCAGATGCTGACGCGGGACCGG GCATTTGAAAGCACTCTCAAGTCCTGGGAGGACAAGCAGAAGGGGGAGAGTTACCGTGCAGCTGCACGGCCACggctcagctcccagcagtCCATGGAGTACCTGACAGAGGAGGAGAGCAGCCTCTTGCAGCAGGCCTCGCGGGTGGCCGAGACCCTCATTTCCAG GATCCATGAGGCAGCCAAGGCTCACAAAgctgtggagcaggagctggcgcATGCTGTCAACATCAGTTCTCTGGCACTGAGAGAGGCCCTCTCCAACAAAAGTGTGGGCACTTCGGAg TTTCTCAGCAGGAATGTGGCTGTGGAGGTGGTGCTGAGCATCAAGGAGCTGTACACCGAGACCAGGGCATTCCTGGAGGGGAAGGCG CTGGACTCAccgcaggaggaggaggcactGCACGGGCCCCTGGGCGTGCTGGGCCAGGAGCTGCAGCGGCTGCTGGACATCCACTGGCTGGGGCCCATCGCCCACCCCGCTGAGGAG GAGGGTGCTGGCAGCACCAAGGGCAGCTTCAAGCTTCGCCTCAACATCCCTAAGCCCAGGAAGGACAAGGCACAAAAGCAGAAGACCAACAGTGTGCTTCCAG CAGACAAGTGGGGCTCCGAGGAGGTGGCAGCTTGGCTGGAAGCGCTCGGTTTAGGGGAGTACAGAGACATTTTTGTCCGGCATGACATCCAGGGCTCTGAGTTGATCCTGCTGGAGAGAAGAGACCTGAAG
- the DGKK gene encoding diacylglycerol kinase kappa isoform X4, protein MAEKLVPGDLFLRKTRESVSSLDSDKLAPISPEAGGEESSDSEGEQEDSSHKLIRKVSTSGQMRSKKSVKEGLLLKQTSSFQRWKRRYFKLRGRTLYYAKDAKSLIFDEVDLSNASVAETSTKNINNSFTVITPFRKLILCAENRKEMEDWISALKSVQKWEIHEATQFNMEHFSGMHNWYACSHARPTFCNVCREALPGVTSHGLSCEVCKFKAHKRCAVRATNNCKWTTLASIGTEIIEDEDGVAMPHQWLEGNLPVSARCAVCDRTCGSVRRLQDWRCLWCKAIVHSACKELFGKRCPLGQYKVSIIPPTALNSIDSDGFWKATCPSSCSSPLLAFVNSKSGDNQGVKFLRKFKQFLNPAQVFDLMNGGPHLGLRLFQKFSTFRILVCGGDGSVGWVLSEIDALGLHKQCQLGVLPLGTGNDLARVLGWGSLCDDDTQLLQILEKLERATTKMLDRWSVLTYEVPKQSPLVLKEENGDSNIQAQISHYADSVAFHLAKILESDKHSVVISSAKFLCGTVNDFVAEVGRAYKRATENKQEAELMARKCAMLNEKLDSLVRELSEEAQAVVVPEGIAQATPADTKDQEKGGSFNPSPMPRIFKSKEQLMLRANSLKKALRQIIEQAEKAVDEQNKQTQAYRGSLGPSKSSSEELNKEEERLSSRRETVTSASSSVILDRQDDFSSLQFTEDPSVLHFSEKCVMNNYFGIGLDAKISLEFNNKRDEHPKKCSSRTKNMMWYGVLGTKELLQRTYKNLEQRVQLECDGVPISLPSLQGIAVLNIPSYAGGINFWGGTKEDNNFGAPSFDDKKLEVVAVFGSIQMAVSRVINLQHHRIAQCRVVKITIRGDEGVPVQVDGEAWIQPPGIIKIQHKNRAQMLTRDRAFESTLKSWEDKQKGESYRAAARPRLSSQQSMEYLTEEESSLLQQASRVAETLISRIHEAAKAHKAVEQELAHAVNISSLALREALSNKSVGTSEFLSRNVAVEVVLSIKELYTETRAFLEGKAEEEALHGPLGVLGQELQRLLDIHWLGPIAHPAEEVGARGQGEERPRGLQCPAQPGLSQEGAGSTKGSFKLRLNIPKPRKDKAQKQKTNSVLPADKWGSEEVAAWLEALGLGEYRDIFVRHDIQGSELILLERRDLKDLGITKVGHVKRILQAIKELSNPP, encoded by the exons ATGGCTGAGAAGCTGGTGCCTGGAGACCTGTTCCTGAGGAAGACCCGGGAATCGGTGTCATCCCTGGACTCAGACAAGCTGGCACCCATCTCACCCGAAGCGGGTGGTGAGGAGTCGTCTGACAGCGAGGGCGAGCAGGAAGACAGTTCCCACAAGCTCATCCGGAAGGTGTCCACCTCGGGGCAGATGAGGAGCAAG AAGAGCGTGAAGGAGGGGCTGTTGCTGAAGCAGACAAGCTCCTTCCAGCGGTGGAAGAGGCGATACTTCAAACTGCGGGGCAGGACGCTCTATTACGCAAAGGATGCCAAG TCGCTGATCTTCGATGAGGTGGACCTCTCCAATGCCAGTGTGGCTGAGACCAGCACCAAGAACATCAACAACAGTTTCACG GTGATCACGCCATTCCGGAAGCTTATCCTATGTGCGGAGAACCGGAAGGAGATGGAGGACTGGATCAGCGCCTTGAAATCTGTCCAGAAGTGGGAGATCCATGAG GCCACACAGTTCAACATGGAGCACTTCTCGGGCATGCACAACTGGTACGCCTGCTCCCATGCCCGCCCCACCTTCTGCAATGTGTGCCGTGAAGCTCTGCCGGGGGTCACCTCCCATGGCCTCTCCTGTGAAG TCTGCAAGTTCAAGGCACACAAGCGCTGCGCTGTCAGAGCCACCAACAACTGCAAATGGACAACCTTGGCCTCCATCGGCACTGAAATCAtcgaggatgaggatggg GTGGCCATGCCCCACCAGTGGCTGGAGGGGAACCTGCCCGTCAGTGCGCGCTGTGCTGTCTGCGACAGGACCTGCGGCAGCGTCCGGAGACTGCAGGACTGGCGGTGTCTCTGGTGCAAGGCCATT GTTCACAGTGCCTGCAAGGAGCTCTTTGGCAAGAGGTGCCCTCTGGGCCAGTACAAAGTGTCCATAATCCCGCCGACCGCCTTGAACAGCATTGATTCAGATG GTTTCTGGAAGGCCACATGCCCctcaagctgctccagcccacTCCTGGCCTTCGTCAACTCCAAGAGTGGGGACAACCAGGGTGTCAAGTTCCTACGCAAATTCAAGCAGTTCCTCAACCCAGCCCAAGTCTTCGACCTCATGAATGGGGGCCCACACCTGGG GCTGCGCCTCTTCCAGAAGTTCTCCACCTTCCGGATCCTGGTGTGCGGGGGGGATGGCAGCGTGGGCTGGGTGCTCTCCGAGATCGATGCCTTGGGGCTCCACAAGCAA TGCCAGCTGGGCGTCCTGCCTCTGGGCACCGGCAACGACCTGGCGCgggtgctgggctggggcagcctgtgCGATGACGAcacccagctgctgcagatcCTCGAGAAGCTGGAGAGAGCCACCACCAAGATGCTGGACCG GTGGAGTGTGCTGACCTATGAGGTGCCCAAGCAGTCCCCCCTGGtgctgaaggaggaaaatgggGACTCCAACATCCAG GCTCAGATCTCCCACTACGCTGACTCTGTTGCCTTCCACCTGGCCAAGATTCTGGAGTCAGACAAGCACTCGGTGGTCATCTCCTCTGCAAA GTTCCTCTGTGGCACCGTCAATGACTTTGTGGCCGAGGTTGGGCGTGCTTACAAGAGGGCAACAGAGAacaagcaggaggcagagctgaTGGCGCGGAAG tgcGCCATGCTGAACGAGAAGCTGGACTCACTGGTGCGGGAGCTCAGCGAGGAGGCACAGGCTGTCGTGGTCCCTGAGGGAATCGCGCAGGCCACCCCTGCCGACACCAAGGACCAGGAGAAGGGTGGCAGCTTCAACCCCAGCCCCATGCCTCGCATCTTCAAATCCAAGGAGCAGCTCATGCTGCGGGCAAACAGCCTGAAGAAAGCCTTGCGGCAGATCATCGAGCAGGCCGAGAAAG CTGTGGATGAGCAGAACAAGCAGACCCAGGCCTACCGGGGCAGCCTGGGCCCCAGCAAGAGCAGTTCAGAGGAGCTCAACAAGGAGGAAGAGAGGCTGA GCTCCCGGCGGGAGACGGTGACCTCTGCATCTTCCTCTGTCATCCTGGACCGGCAGGACGACTTCAGCAGCTTGCAGTTCACTGAAGACCCCAGTGTTCT CCACTTCTCAGAGAAATGTGTCATGAATAACTACTTTGGCATCGGCCTGGATGCCAAGATCTCCCTGGAGTTCAACAACAAACGGGATGAGCACCCGAAGAAGTGCAG TAGCCGCACCAAGAACATGATGTGGTACGGGGTGCTGGGCACGAAAGAGCTCCTGCAGCGCACCTACAAGAACCTGGAGCAGCGGGTGCAGCTGGAG TGCGACGGGGTGCCCATCTCGCTGCCGAGCCTGCAGGGCATCGCGGTGCTCAACATCCCCAGCTATGCAGGGGGCATCAACTTCTGGGGAGGCACTAAGGAGGACAAT AACTTTGGAGCTCCATCCTTTGATGACAAGAAGCTGGAAGTGGTGGCCGTCTTTGGCAGCATCCAGATGGCCGTGTCACGGGTCATCAACCTCCAGCACCATCGCATTGCACAG TGCCGTGTGGTGAAGATCACCATCCGGGGGGATGAGGGTGTCCCGGTGCAGGTGGATGGAGAAGCCTGGATCCAGCCACCCGGCATCATCAAGATCCAGCACAAGAACCGAGCCCAGATGCTGACGCGGGACCGG GCATTTGAAAGCACTCTCAAGTCCTGGGAGGACAAGCAGAAGGGGGAGAGTTACCGTGCAGCTGCACGGCCACggctcagctcccagcagtCCATGGAGTACCTGACAGAGGAGGAGAGCAGCCTCTTGCAGCAGGCCTCGCGGGTGGCCGAGACCCTCATTTCCAG GATCCATGAGGCAGCCAAGGCTCACAAAgctgtggagcaggagctggcgcATGCTGTCAACATCAGTTCTCTGGCACTGAGAGAGGCCCTCTCCAACAAAAGTGTGGGCACTTCGGAg TTTCTCAGCAGGAATGTGGCTGTGGAGGTGGTGCTGAGCATCAAGGAGCTGTACACCGAGACCAGGGCATTCCTGGAGGGGAAGGCG gaggaggaggcactGCACGGGCCCCTGGGCGTGCTGGGCCAGGAGCTGCAGCGGCTGCTGGACATCCACTGGCTGGGGCCCATCGCCCACCCCGCTGAGGAGGTGGGTGCAcgggggcagggagaggagcggccccgggggctgcagtgccctgctcagCCTGGCCTCTCACAGGAGGGTGCTGGCAGCACCAAGGGCAGCTTCAAGCTTCGCCTCAACATCCCTAAGCCCAGGAAGGACAAGGCACAAAAGCAGAAGACCAACAGTGTGCTTCCAG CAGACAAGTGGGGCTCCGAGGAGGTGGCAGCTTGGCTGGAAGCGCTCGGTTTAGGGGAGTACAGAGACATTTTTGTCCGGCATGACATCCAGGGCTCTGAGTTGATCCTGCTGGAGAGAAGAGACCTGAAG
- the DGKK gene encoding diacylglycerol kinase kappa isoform X3, whose product MAEKLVPGDLFLRKTRESVSSLDSDKLAPISPEAGGEESSDSEGEQEDSSHKLIRKVSTSGQMRSKKSVKEGLLLKQTSSFQRWKRRYFKLRGRTLYYAKDAKSLIFDEVDLSNASVAETSTKNINNSFTVITPFRKLILCAENRKEMEDWISALKSVQKWEIHEATQFNMEHFSGMHNWYACSHARPTFCNVCREALPGVTSHGLSCEVCKFKAHKRCAVRATNNCKWTTLASIGTEIIEDEDGVAMPHQWLEGNLPVSARCAVCDRTCGSVRRLQDWRCLWCKAIVHSACKELFGKRCPLGQYKVSIIPPTALNSIDSDGFWKATCPSSCSSPLLAFVNSKSGDNQGVKFLRKFKQFLNPAQVFDLMNGGPHLGLRLFQKFSTFRILVCGGDGSVGWVLSEIDALGLHKQCQLGVLPLGTGNDLARVLGWGSLCDDDTQLLQILEKLERATTKMLDRWSVLTYEVPKQSPLVLKEENGDSNIQAQISHYADSVAFHLAKILESDKHSVVISSAKFLCGTVNDFVAEVGRAYKRATENKQEAELMARKCAMLNEKLDSLVRELSEEAQAVVVPEGIAQATPADTKDQEKGGSFNPSPMPRIFKSKEQLMLRANSLKKALRQIIEQAEKAVDEQNKQTQAYRGSLGPSKSSSEELNKEEERLSSRRETVTSASSSVILDRQDDFSSLQFTEDPSVLHFSEKCVMNNYFGIGLDAKISLEFNNKRDEHPKKCSRTKNMMWYGVLGTKELLQRTYKNLEQRVQLECDGVPISLPSLQGIAVLNIPSYAGGINFWGGTKEDNNFGAPSFDDKKLEVVAVFGSIQMAVSRVINLQHHRIAQCRVVKITIRGDEGVPVQVDGEAWIQPPGIIKIQHKNRAQMLTRDRAFESTLKSWEDKQKGESYRAAARPRLSSQQSMEYLTEEESSLLQQASRVAETLISRIHEAAKAHKAVEQELAHAVNISSLALREALSNKSVGTSEFLSRNVAVEVVLSIKELYTETRAFLEGKALDSPQEEEALHGPLGVLGQELQRLLDIHWLGPIAHPAEEVGARGQGEERPRGLQCPAQPGLSQEGAGSTKGSFKLRLNIPKPRKDKAQKQKTNSVLPADKWGSEEVAAWLEALGLGEYRDIFVRHDIQGSELILLERRDLKDLGITKVGHVKRILQAIKELSNPP is encoded by the exons ATGGCTGAGAAGCTGGTGCCTGGAGACCTGTTCCTGAGGAAGACCCGGGAATCGGTGTCATCCCTGGACTCAGACAAGCTGGCACCCATCTCACCCGAAGCGGGTGGTGAGGAGTCGTCTGACAGCGAGGGCGAGCAGGAAGACAGTTCCCACAAGCTCATCCGGAAGGTGTCCACCTCGGGGCAGATGAGGAGCAAG AAGAGCGTGAAGGAGGGGCTGTTGCTGAAGCAGACAAGCTCCTTCCAGCGGTGGAAGAGGCGATACTTCAAACTGCGGGGCAGGACGCTCTATTACGCAAAGGATGCCAAG TCGCTGATCTTCGATGAGGTGGACCTCTCCAATGCCAGTGTGGCTGAGACCAGCACCAAGAACATCAACAACAGTTTCACG GTGATCACGCCATTCCGGAAGCTTATCCTATGTGCGGAGAACCGGAAGGAGATGGAGGACTGGATCAGCGCCTTGAAATCTGTCCAGAAGTGGGAGATCCATGAG GCCACACAGTTCAACATGGAGCACTTCTCGGGCATGCACAACTGGTACGCCTGCTCCCATGCCCGCCCCACCTTCTGCAATGTGTGCCGTGAAGCTCTGCCGGGGGTCACCTCCCATGGCCTCTCCTGTGAAG TCTGCAAGTTCAAGGCACACAAGCGCTGCGCTGTCAGAGCCACCAACAACTGCAAATGGACAACCTTGGCCTCCATCGGCACTGAAATCAtcgaggatgaggatggg GTGGCCATGCCCCACCAGTGGCTGGAGGGGAACCTGCCCGTCAGTGCGCGCTGTGCTGTCTGCGACAGGACCTGCGGCAGCGTCCGGAGACTGCAGGACTGGCGGTGTCTCTGGTGCAAGGCCATT GTTCACAGTGCCTGCAAGGAGCTCTTTGGCAAGAGGTGCCCTCTGGGCCAGTACAAAGTGTCCATAATCCCGCCGACCGCCTTGAACAGCATTGATTCAGATG GTTTCTGGAAGGCCACATGCCCctcaagctgctccagcccacTCCTGGCCTTCGTCAACTCCAAGAGTGGGGACAACCAGGGTGTCAAGTTCCTACGCAAATTCAAGCAGTTCCTCAACCCAGCCCAAGTCTTCGACCTCATGAATGGGGGCCCACACCTGGG GCTGCGCCTCTTCCAGAAGTTCTCCACCTTCCGGATCCTGGTGTGCGGGGGGGATGGCAGCGTGGGCTGGGTGCTCTCCGAGATCGATGCCTTGGGGCTCCACAAGCAA TGCCAGCTGGGCGTCCTGCCTCTGGGCACCGGCAACGACCTGGCGCgggtgctgggctggggcagcctgtgCGATGACGAcacccagctgctgcagatcCTCGAGAAGCTGGAGAGAGCCACCACCAAGATGCTGGACCG GTGGAGTGTGCTGACCTATGAGGTGCCCAAGCAGTCCCCCCTGGtgctgaaggaggaaaatgggGACTCCAACATCCAG GCTCAGATCTCCCACTACGCTGACTCTGTTGCCTTCCACCTGGCCAAGATTCTGGAGTCAGACAAGCACTCGGTGGTCATCTCCTCTGCAAA GTTCCTCTGTGGCACCGTCAATGACTTTGTGGCCGAGGTTGGGCGTGCTTACAAGAGGGCAACAGAGAacaagcaggaggcagagctgaTGGCGCGGAAG tgcGCCATGCTGAACGAGAAGCTGGACTCACTGGTGCGGGAGCTCAGCGAGGAGGCACAGGCTGTCGTGGTCCCTGAGGGAATCGCGCAGGCCACCCCTGCCGACACCAAGGACCAGGAGAAGGGTGGCAGCTTCAACCCCAGCCCCATGCCTCGCATCTTCAAATCCAAGGAGCAGCTCATGCTGCGGGCAAACAGCCTGAAGAAAGCCTTGCGGCAGATCATCGAGCAGGCCGAGAAAG CTGTGGATGAGCAGAACAAGCAGACCCAGGCCTACCGGGGCAGCCTGGGCCCCAGCAAGAGCAGTTCAGAGGAGCTCAACAAGGAGGAAGAGAGGCTGA GCTCCCGGCGGGAGACGGTGACCTCTGCATCTTCCTCTGTCATCCTGGACCGGCAGGACGACTTCAGCAGCTTGCAGTTCACTGAAGACCCCAGTGTTCT CCACTTCTCAGAGAAATGTGTCATGAATAACTACTTTGGCATCGGCCTGGATGCCAAGATCTCCCTGGAGTTCAACAACAAACGGGATGAGCACCCGAAGAAGTGCAG CCGCACCAAGAACATGATGTGGTACGGGGTGCTGGGCACGAAAGAGCTCCTGCAGCGCACCTACAAGAACCTGGAGCAGCGGGTGCAGCTGGAG TGCGACGGGGTGCCCATCTCGCTGCCGAGCCTGCAGGGCATCGCGGTGCTCAACATCCCCAGCTATGCAGGGGGCATCAACTTCTGGGGAGGCACTAAGGAGGACAAT AACTTTGGAGCTCCATCCTTTGATGACAAGAAGCTGGAAGTGGTGGCCGTCTTTGGCAGCATCCAGATGGCCGTGTCACGGGTCATCAACCTCCAGCACCATCGCATTGCACAG TGCCGTGTGGTGAAGATCACCATCCGGGGGGATGAGGGTGTCCCGGTGCAGGTGGATGGAGAAGCCTGGATCCAGCCACCCGGCATCATCAAGATCCAGCACAAGAACCGAGCCCAGATGCTGACGCGGGACCGG GCATTTGAAAGCACTCTCAAGTCCTGGGAGGACAAGCAGAAGGGGGAGAGTTACCGTGCAGCTGCACGGCCACggctcagctcccagcagtCCATGGAGTACCTGACAGAGGAGGAGAGCAGCCTCTTGCAGCAGGCCTCGCGGGTGGCCGAGACCCTCATTTCCAG GATCCATGAGGCAGCCAAGGCTCACAAAgctgtggagcaggagctggcgcATGCTGTCAACATCAGTTCTCTGGCACTGAGAGAGGCCCTCTCCAACAAAAGTGTGGGCACTTCGGAg TTTCTCAGCAGGAATGTGGCTGTGGAGGTGGTGCTGAGCATCAAGGAGCTGTACACCGAGACCAGGGCATTCCTGGAGGGGAAGGCG CTGGACTCAccgcaggaggaggaggcactGCACGGGCCCCTGGGCGTGCTGGGCCAGGAGCTGCAGCGGCTGCTGGACATCCACTGGCTGGGGCCCATCGCCCACCCCGCTGAGGAGGTGGGTGCAcgggggcagggagaggagcggccccgggggctgcagtgccctgctcagCCTGGCCTCTCACAGGAGGGTGCTGGCAGCACCAAGGGCAGCTTCAAGCTTCGCCTCAACATCCCTAAGCCCAGGAAGGACAAGGCACAAAAGCAGAAGACCAACAGTGTGCTTCCAG CAGACAAGTGGGGCTCCGAGGAGGTGGCAGCTTGGCTGGAAGCGCTCGGTTTAGGGGAGTACAGAGACATTTTTGTCCGGCATGACATCCAGGGCTCTGAGTTGATCCTGCTGGAGAGAAGAGACCTGAAG